A window from Bosea sp. ANAM02 encodes these proteins:
- the ugpA gene encoding sn-glycerol-3-phosphate ABC transporter permease UgpA — MQKNAYFKGLTIPFLLLLPQLAITIVFFYWPASQAVWQSFLLEDAFGTSTQFVWFENYQMLFADPGYLKAFINTAVFSTFVCVFSLSIALLFAVMADRQIRGAEIYKTLLIWPYAVAPAIAGVLWIFMFDPSLGMLARGLQALGIPWNPRLNGNHAMLLVILAATWKQISYNFLFFLAGLQSIPKSVIEAAVIDGARPMRRFWTIVFPLLSPTTFFLLVVNIVYVFFDTFGIIDTVTGGGPSGATETLVYKVFSDGKGGSNLGGSAAQSVLLLVMVIGLTAVQFRFIERKVSY, encoded by the coding sequence ATGCAGAAGAACGCGTATTTCAAGGGGCTGACGATCCCCTTCCTGCTGCTTCTGCCGCAGCTCGCCATCACCATCGTGTTCTTCTACTGGCCCGCGAGCCAGGCAGTCTGGCAGAGCTTCCTGCTGGAGGATGCCTTCGGCACCTCGACGCAGTTCGTCTGGTTCGAGAACTACCAGATGCTCTTCGCCGACCCCGGCTATCTCAAGGCCTTCATCAACACGGCGGTGTTCTCGACCTTCGTCTGCGTGTTCTCGCTCTCGATCGCGCTGCTCTTCGCCGTGATGGCGGACCGGCAGATCCGCGGCGCCGAAATCTACAAGACCCTGCTGATCTGGCCCTATGCGGTGGCACCCGCCATCGCCGGCGTGCTCTGGATCTTCATGTTCGATCCCTCGCTCGGCATGCTGGCCCGCGGCCTGCAGGCGCTGGGCATCCCGTGGAACCCGCGCCTCAACGGCAACCACGCCATGCTGCTGGTCATCCTGGCCGCGACCTGGAAGCAGATCAGCTACAATTTCCTGTTCTTCCTCGCCGGCCTGCAATCGATCCCCAAGAGCGTGATCGAGGCGGCGGTGATCGACGGCGCCCGGCCGATGCGCCGCTTCTGGACCATCGTCTTCCCGCTGCTCTCGCCGACGACCTTCTTCCTGCTCGTCGTCAACATCGTCTACGTCTTCTTCGACACCTTCGGCATCATCGACACCGTGACCGGCGGCGGCCCCTCGGGCGCGACCGAGACGCTGGTCTACAAGGTCTTCTCCGACGGCAAGGGCGGCTCCAATCTCGGCGGCTCGGCCGCCCAGTCGGTGCTGCTGCTGGTCATGGTGATCGGCCTGACGGCGGTGCAGTTCCGCTTCATCGAGCGCAAGGTCAGCTACTGA